One Manihot esculenta cultivar AM560-2 chromosome 6, M.esculenta_v8, whole genome shotgun sequence DNA segment encodes these proteins:
- the LOC110616698 gene encoding blue copper protein, whose translation MASKSSIASLAAILIAAAIQSSVAQTTHDVGNNSGWTIPNGGAAFYSTWAAGQVFSVNDILVFNFAANQHDVSKVTKADYDACTTANPILVETTSPARITINETGVHYFICNFTGHCSAGQKLMINVSAAASAPAPQPSSSSPTPVSAPSPSPVSTPPPSPAPSATGVNYTVGDSQGWALLSNAAAFYQNWASGKNFMAGDILVFNYNNGAHDVAEVTKENYESCNTANPISLSSTPPTTITLTAGEHFYVCTVPGHCNAGQKLAVNVSSSGTGTPPSSTTPTNPSSPSPTTAPPPPDSSARSLSVAGLSAAFLSIVVAFLY comes from the exons ATGGCAAGCAAATCAAGCATAGCATCTCTAGCAGCAATTCTGATTGCTGCTGCCATTCAGAGCTCCGTGGCTCAGACAACACATGACGTTGGTAATAACTCAGGCTGGACCATTCCTAATGGCGGTGCTGCATTTTACTCTACCTGGGCTGCTGGCCAAGTCTTTTCTGTTAATGACATTCTTG TGTTTAACTTTGCGGCCAACCAACATGATGTTTCTAAGGTAACCAAAGCTGATTATGATGCTTGCACCACTGCAAATCCTATTTTGGTGGAAACTACAAGCCCTGCTAGAATCACCATTAATGAGACTGGAGTGCATTATTTCATCTGTAATTTTACCGGCCACTGCTCTGCTGGTCAAAAGTTGATGATCAATGTTAGTGCTGCTGCTTCTGCTCCAGCTCctcaaccttcttcttcttctccaactCCCGTCTCTGCCCCATCACCTTCCCCTGTTTCTACACCACCACCTTCACCGGCACCATCGGCGACTGGAGTTAATTACACAGTTGGAGACAGTCAGGGATGGGCTCTTCTTTCTAATGCTGCTGCTTTTTACCAAAATTGGGCTTCTGGCAAGAACTTCATGGCTGGTGATATCTTGG TTTTCAACTATAACAATGGAGCACATGATGTGGCTGAGGTGACAAAGGAAAATTATGAATCATGCAATACTGCCAACCCAATCTCTCTCAGTTCCACCCCACCAACAACCATAACTCTCACCGCCGGTGAGCATTTCTACGTTTGTACCGTCCCTGGCCACTGCAATGCTGGCCAAAAGCTAGCCGTCAATGTCAGCAGCAGCGGCACCGGCACTCCACCATCATCTACCACTCCAACCAACCCATCTTCCCCCTCTCCAACTActgctcctcctccaccagacAGTTCTGCTAGATCTCTCAGCGTCGCGGGTCTCTCCGCCGCTTTCCTATCGATTGTTGTAGCTTTCTTGTATTAG